The sequence GTCGCAGCGCACGCAGTGGTATTCGGTGCGGGGAAAGATCGCTTTGTAGTCGGTCTTGGTGCCCAGCGCGCCCGCCAGCGGCGTGTGAAAGCTCGGCCAGCCGGTGCCGCTTTCGTACTTCGTGTCGGACGAGAACAGCGGCAGGTCACAGCCCGCGCAGTGGTAGACGCCCTTGCGCTTTTCGGCGTTGAACGGGCTGCTGCCCGGTCGCTCCGTGCCTTCTTCGCGCAGCACGTCGAACTGGGCCGGCGTCAGACGCTTCTTCCACTCGGCCTCGCTGAGTTTCCAGGGGTCGGTGGCGGCCAGGGCCTGGGCCACGGGGGCGGCAACCTGAGAGCCCAGGCCAAGCAGTGCGAGCAGTTTCATGGTCTGGCGACGGGTGGGGTGGGACGGCATGTTCATGGTTGTGAGTCGACCACAGCCGGCATTCCTTACACGGCCCCACGGGTACTCGGTGTAAAGACCTGCTTTACGTCTGCGCCATGCGCAGGCGGCGCGCCGTGTCTTCGTCGCGCGCGTCGTCGATCTCGCGCATCACGCTGCCCAGGTCCACCGCGCCCGGTGCGCGCTCGTAGCCGCCGGTGAGTGGCGTGTCGTTGCTCAGCAGACCGCTCTGGTACAAGCTCCAGATCTCGGCGCCGAATTGCGTCTTGAGCAGCTCGGGCGCGAACTGGCCGAAGAAGTCGCGCAGGTTGGCCACGTCGCGCAGCAGCATGCGCTGGGCGTGGTTGTTGCCGGCGGCGTCCACCGCCTGGGGCAGGTCGATGATCACGGGGAAATCGTCGCTGCCATCCTCGCCCGAATGCGCCAGCAGGATGTTGAACTCCGACAAGTCACCGTGCACCACGCCCGCGCACAGCATGCGCACCACCTCGCCGACGAGCGTGGCGTGGTGTTGGCGGGCCTGCCCGGGCGTGAACGCCACGTCGTTGAGACGCGGTGCCGCGTCGCCGTCGGCATCGGTCACCAGCTCCATGAGCAGCACGCCGTCGGCGAAGTTGAACGGCTGGGGCACCCGCACGCCGGCCGCGGCCAGGCGGTAAAGCGCGTCCACCTCGGCGCTTTGCCACGCGGCCTCTTGCGATTCACGCCCGAACTTCGTGCCCTTGGCCATGGCGCGCGCCTGGCGCGAGTTTTTCACCTTGCGGTTCTCGGTGTAGTCCACCGCC is a genomic window of Hydrogenophaga sp. RAC07 containing:
- the msrB gene encoding peptide-methionine (R)-S-oxide reductase MsrB, which codes for MNMPSHPTRRQTMKLLALLGLGSQVAAPVAQALAATDPWKLSEAEWKKRLTPAQFDVLREEGTERPGSSPFNAEKRKGVYHCAGCDLPLFSSDTKYESGTGWPSFHTPLAGALGTKTDYKAIFPRTEYHCVRCDGHQGHVFNDGPKPSGKRYCNNGVALTFKAAA
- a CDS encoding PA4780 family RIO1-like protein kinase: MKVPPRLQSLVEEGLIDTVVRQLMSGKEAMVYVVRCGDDTRCAKIYKEANNRSFRQAVDYTENRKVKNSRQARAMAKGTKFGRESQEAAWQSAEVDALYRLAAAGVRVPQPFNFADGVLLMELVTDADGDAAPRLNDVAFTPGQARQHHATLVGEVVRMLCAGVVHGDLSEFNILLAHSGEDGSDDFPVIIDLPQAVDAAGNNHAQRMLLRDVANLRDFFGQFAPELLKTQFGAEIWSLYQSGLLSNDTPLTGGYERAPGAVDLGSVMREIDDARDEDTARRLRMAQT